In Flavobacterium lacustre, a genomic segment contains:
- the nadA gene encoding quinolinate synthase NadA yields the protein MKNKRMKSLKERILELKKEKNAVILAHYYQEADIQDIADYVGDSLGLSQEAMKVDADIILFAGVHFMAETAKILNPSKKVILPDLKAGCSLAESCPPDLFKKFTDAHPDHIVITYVNCSAEIKALSDIVCTSSNALKIVESIPKETPIIFAPDKNLGKYIISKTGRDMLLWDGSCVVHEAFSLDKLIALHKEHPDAKIIAHPESETHILQTAAYIGSTAGMIDYVKTNPNHKFIVATEAGILHKMQQEVPDKILIPAPAKENNTCACSECGYMKMNTLQKVYNCLLNETPEIDVPEDIRKRALLPIERMLELSK from the coding sequence ATTAAAAACAAGAGAATGAAAAGTCTTAAAGAACGTATATTGGAATTGAAGAAAGAGAAAAATGCGGTTATTCTAGCCCATTATTATCAAGAAGCCGATATTCAGGATATTGCTGATTATGTGGGTGACAGTCTAGGATTATCACAAGAAGCAATGAAAGTGGATGCCGATATTATCCTTTTTGCAGGTGTACATTTTATGGCCGAAACAGCCAAGATTTTAAACCCTTCAAAAAAAGTAATTCTTCCGGATTTAAAAGCCGGTTGCTCACTTGCAGAATCGTGTCCTCCAGATTTATTCAAAAAATTCACAGACGCACATCCAGACCATATTGTAATCACTTATGTGAACTGTTCTGCCGAAATTAAAGCCTTGAGCGATATTGTTTGTACCTCATCGAATGCTTTGAAAATCGTAGAATCAATCCCGAAAGAAACACCGATTATCTTTGCACCCGATAAGAATTTAGGAAAATACATCATCAGTAAAACAGGTCGTGACATGTTACTTTGGGACGGTTCTTGTGTAGTTCATGAAGCTTTTTCATTAGATAAATTGATAGCCTTACACAAAGAACATCCGGATGCAAAAATCATTGCTCATCCTGAATCTGAAACTCATATTTTACAAACTGCAGCCTATATTGGCTCAACTGCAGGAATGATTGATTATGTCAAAACAAATCCTAATCATAAGTTTATTGTAGCTACCGAAGCAGGAATTCTACATAAAATGCAACAAGAAGTGCCTGATAAAATATTGATTCCGGCACCGGCAAAAGAAAATAATACTTGTGCTTGCAGCGAATGTGGCTACATGAAAATGAACACATTACAAAAAGTTTACAATTGCCTGCTCAACGAAACTCCCGAAATTGATGTTCCGGAAGACATCCGAAAAAGAGCTTTACTTCCTATAGAACGCATGCTAGAATTATCTAAATAA